The genomic stretch CATGCACGAGACCCGTCTTACTGACGAAGAGCTCGTCATCAGTAGGTTCGACGTCTCCCCGGACGGAGAGCGTGTAGTCTTCGCCGCGGCGCGGCAGCGGCTTTCGAACTATTTCTACTGGTCCGAGCTCTATCTGGTCGACAGGCTCGAGAAGAAGGTTGTCCGGCTCACAAACAACAACGCCGGCGAGAACGCCGTTCTCTGGTCACCGAACGGGAAAAGCATTGCATACCATGCACCATCCGACGGCGACCACGATCTGACGAACGGGTTTCTCTGGGTGCTGAACCCGGACACGCGTAAGAAGAGAAAATTTGAAGGACAGAATCAGGGAAGGATCTCGAGCCTTAGCTGGTCAGCGGACAGCAAGAGCCTTCTATTCAACGAGACACGCCGCACGAACAGCAATCTCCATCGTATCGACATCGCTACCGGGCGAGTCACCGACTTGACGAGCGTCAGCGGTACGCTCCGTGCCCTCGCCTTCTCCAAAGACCGAACGAGAATGGTCTACTCGTTCAGCGACTTCAACACTCCGACCGATCTGTATTCCTCGTCGGTGGATGAGCTGAATCCGGTTCGCCTGACGCACGCGAATCCCTGGATCGAGGAAGAGATCCTCATGGCGAAGGCGGAGATAGTCCGCTGGAAGAGCAAGGATGGGACGGAGATAGGAGGGGTGTTCTATTTACCCGGAGATTACCAGGAAGGGACGAAGGTTCCCTTGATGCTTCACATCCACGGCGGCCCGCCGGGCCATTACGCCAACCGGTTCCAACCTAGCTTCCACATTTACGCTGGTCTGGGATACGCGTCGCTGGGGCCGAACATCCGAGGTAGCGACAGCTATGGCGATGATCTTCTGACCGCACTGATGGGCGACGTAGGTGGCGGCGAGTACGAGGACCTAATGACCGGCGTCGACTATGTGATTGCAGAACGCGACGTAGATCCCGAGCGGCTAGCGCTGCGCGGTTGGAGTTGGGGCGGAATCCTCGGCAGCTGGGTCATCACACAGACAGACCGCTTCGAGGCCGCTTCCCTAGGGGCCATGGTCGGAAGTTGGACCGCGGAGTCGGGCCCCGGACTCAGCTACGATCTCAGGATTCATTACATCGGTGGAGCCCACTGGATAAACCCGGAGGAGTGGCGGAGGGTTTCGTCACTCTGGTACGTCAAGAACGTCACAACCCCCACCATACTGCTCCACGGGGACCGCGATCTGGTCAGTACCGCCAATCAGTCCATCATGTTCTTTACAGCGCTTAAAGACATCGGCAAGGCACCGGTGCGCTACGTGAGATTTCCACGCGAGCCCCATGGTTTCCGTGAGCCAAGACACCAGCGCACGCGTGACATCGAAGAGATCAGGTGGATGCAGAAGTATGTCATGGGCATCGACTGGAAGCCTTGGGAGCGTCAGTAATCTAGCCCCCCGCGTAGTCTTCACGCAACGGGTGTCCTGTGCCCATACTTTCTGTTACTAACACGCACTTTTGACTCTGGCGGCAAATCACAAATTAAGCTTGTAAGGTTAGAGCGATACAGTGCAAAATTAATCGTTTTGGTTTGTGAAAGCCCAATGCGTCATATTCGTTTGATCTTATTTTTACACAATCATCAGGTTGGATTTACTCATCTGGTTAGTTTTAAACACACCATGTAATGAGGATCATATGTAGAAGTGATGCCCGGTAAATCTATGAACAAAAAGGGGATACTTAGCTCGCCATCGAGAACTATCAAAAATTCCTCAACCTTTGGAAAGACGCAGATGCCGATTTGCCGGATGATCGATGCGAAAGCGCGGTTGGCAAAACTTAGGACAGTGTCGATAAATTGATTGATTTTAGTATAGCAACGGCTGCAGCGGATGCTGACCCGGGGCAAAATTCTGGCTTAGGAGCATCTTGGTTATTTTGGAGCGAATCAAACTCAGTAGTCACAAACCGCACCGCTGAGCCAAATAGGCAAATTGGGGTAAATTTGGTAAACCTAATTTAGAGGTTATTATGAGAACAAAACTTTTACCTCTTTTCTTCACTTTAGTATTCTTTAACTTTCTCCTTTCTCAAGAAAACGACTTATACCGATTATCCCACAAAGTTGAACCAATTTACCAATTTATCCACCTGAATCTCGACCCTGATAAAGATGTTTATTCTGGTACAACCAAGATTGAGCTGGAAATCGCAGCACCGTTATCTAGTTTTCGTCTACATGGTAAAAATTTTGAAATTGCTAAAATGTCATTAATTCAAAATTACAAGAGAATTACCTGCAATTTTGAGTTCCAGGAATTTGGTTTACTAAAAATAACACCACGTGAAGCGTTAACTCCCGGCAAATACAAAATTGAATTTGAATTTAACGGATCTTTCAGTAAGAAAGGGGAAGGCATTGTCAAATTTACCAAAGACAGCCTGAATTACATTTACACTCAAATGCAAGATATCTATGCACGCCAGTTTTTTCCTTGTTTTGATGAACCAGGGAAAAAAGCAGAGTTTTTGGTTTCAATGTTTGTCAATAAAAATTTAGAAACAATATCAAATATGCCAATTACCTCTGAAGAAATTAAAGGAAACAAAAAGTTGGTTAAATTTGAAAGAACCCCCTTAATGTCCACATATTTACTTTACATGGGTGTGGGTGAGTTTGAATATCTTGAAAGTGATTATGAAAATAGGACTAAAATTAGAATAGTAACAACTCCTGGAAAAAAATCTCAAGGAAAATTTGCACTAGATATAACTAAGAAGGTTTTGAAATATTTTGAAGATTATACTGGAATTAATTATCCTTTACCTAAGTTAGATATGATTGCTATTCCTGATTTTGCTGTAGGGGCAATGGAGAATTGGGGAGCGATTACATTTAGAGAAATTTTATTGCTCTCTACTAAAAATACTTCGTTTAGAGTTAAAAGAGATATAGCGATGGTGGTTGCACATGAGCTTTGGCATCAGTGGTCGGGAAATTTAGTTACAATGAAATGGTGGAATGATTTATGGTTGAATGAGAGTTTTGCAAATTATATGGGGTATAAGGCATTGGATCATTATTTTCCTGAATGGAATATATGGGAATATCATCTTGAATC from candidate division KSB1 bacterium encodes the following:
- a CDS encoding S9 family peptidase, which translates into the protein MRRFFFLLAANLFFAASLFAQGLAHRPMTVDDALSMIRIADVLMSADGEWVFFSKSGLEWDENKRKKKYYMIPAGGGEAIQFIGDAGGESFQFSPDGKYLSFLRPVDDNDQVFWMRTAGGEATKLTDHKDGVESYKWSTDGRGIVFTANEALSEERQKEHDKGADAYYVREGPHGREEGSWRNLWAFDLSSMHETRLTDEELVISRFDVSPDGERVVFAAARQRLSNYFYWSELYLVDRLEKKVVRLTNNNAGENAVLWSPNGKSIAYHAPSDGDHDLTNGFLWVLNPDTRKKRKFEGQNQGRISSLSWSADSKSLLFNETRRTNSNLHRIDIATGRVTDLTSVSGTLRALAFSKDRTRMVYSFSDFNTPTDLYSSSVDELNPVRLTHANPWIEEEILMAKAEIVRWKSKDGTEIGGVFYLPGDYQEGTKVPLMLHIHGGPPGHYANRFQPSFHIYAGLGYASLGPNIRGSDSYGDDLLTALMGDVGGGEYEDLMTGVDYVIAERDVDPERLALRGWSWGGILGSWVITQTDRFEAASLGAMVGSWTAESGPGLSYDLRIHYIGGAHWINPEEWRRVSSLWYVKNVTTPTILLHGDRDLVSTANQSIMFFTALKDIGKAPVRYVRFPREPHGFREPRHQRTRDIEEIRWMQKYVMGIDWKPWERQ